Part of the Bacteroidales bacterium genome, CCAGGAAATCATCGAAATCTGTTACCGTCAGCGCATATTCGAGGTTTCCCATCAAAAACCGCAGATAAAAATGAGATTGGCTAAAATCGAATGTTCCGTAATTGTAAACTTTGTCAAACCTGTTTAACGGGTCAACAATGCGAATGGCGGTATGGCCGAAAATAGCATACAAATCCTCTCCCTGTCCGCAGGTGAGGATCGAAATTTTTGCCTGGTCAGAAAGTTGTTGTGCAAAAATAGCTGGTGAACAGTACAGGAAGGCTACCAACAGGAAAATTAATCGCCGGGAGAGGCTATTCAGACTTTTTAACAACGACATAAAAATTGTTTTCGATTGGCAAGTAGCCCATTTCGTAGCAATAGAAATAGGTTGTACCGGCTTTGGTTGTGTAAATGTTTGTAAAGAAGTTAAAATCGAAGCCCTCTTTCAGCAGCATATCCTTGTGTACGGTAGCTTTGCCAACCGGGGCCAGTTTCATCAGGATGCGCCTGTTTTTCTGCAATTTACTATTGACGTTTCTGATGTAGTTTGTTTCAACCCTGTTTTGTCGGTTGTTGTAATTGTTGCGACATTGATCGGAGCAAAAAACCTTGTCAATCCTTCCAAGGATTTTTTCCCCACATTCAGGACATAGTTTTTCCATGATATTCAGGTTTTTATTACGGTTGTAAAAGTAAGAACATTTTTGCAATATCCGTTTACAAACGTTTACACCCGCTTAAGTCCGTTTACAAACGCAAGTAAATGTTTATTAACCGAATCACCCCAATCCCCCACCCTATCTTTGCTCCATGATTTTTTACTTAGTTCCTGCCAGAAAATTTTTAATGTTGAAAATCATTGTTTTCCCCAACCCTCCCGAAGTTTCGGGATAAATTCCGGGAGCAATGATTTTCAACGATTTACTCCCTTTAGGGCGGGGTAAATAAATCGTTGAAAATCAAATTCAGAATATTTTCTGGCAGGAACTTCTTAATGTTTAACCATAAATTTTAAATGTCATGAAAAGCTTAAGAAACAGTGTTCAGTTGATTGGGAACCTTGGAATGGACCCGGAAGTAAAACAAGTAGCAAATGGTAACAAGATGGCCCGCTTCTCCCTGGCCACCAGCGAAACCTACAAGAATGAGAAAGGTGAGAAAGTAACCGACACCCAGTGGCACAACCTCATCATCTGGGGCGGACTGGCCGAAGTGGCCGAGAAGTACCTGAAAAAAGGAAAACAGATCGCAGTGGAAGGCCGTCTGGAAACCAACACCTACGATGACAAAGAAGGCAACCGCAAGTTCTACA contains:
- a CDS encoding DUF2116 family Zn-ribbon domain-containing protein; this encodes MEKLCPECGEKILGRIDKVFCSDQCRNNYNNRQNRVETNYIRNVNSKLQKNRRILMKLAPVGKATVHKDMLLKEGFDFNFFTNIYTTKAGTTYFYCYEMGYLPIENNFYVVVKKSE
- a CDS encoding single-stranded DNA-binding protein, with protein sequence MKSLRNSVQLIGNLGMDPEVKQVANGNKMARFSLATSETYKNEKGEKVTDTQWHNLIIWGGLAEVAEKYLKKGKQIAVEGRLETNTYDDKEGNRKFYTQIVVNDLVMLGKESN